In Gemmatimonadota bacterium, the sequence CAGATGGCCGCCGACCTGCCGGAGAACTACGAGCGGCAGCCGGCCTTCCAGTTCATCCGCGACGTGGCGGTGGACTGGGACACCACCCGGGTGCTCGAGGGCCGCATCGGCGACTACGTCGCGGTGGCGCGCCGGGAACGCGGCGGCCCGACCTGGTTCCTGGGCGCCATCACGGACGAACAGCCGCGCACCCTCGACCTCCCGCTCTCGTTCCTCGTGCCCGGCCGCCGCTACATCGCGGAGATCTACGCCGACGGCCCCGGGGCCGACTGGCGCGACCATCCCCTGCCCGTCACCATCACCCGCCGCGCGGTGACCAGCGCCACCCGCCTGCGCGTGGTGCTGGCCCCCGGCGGCGGCCAGGCCATCCGGATCCGACCCGCCCGATGAGCGCTCGCACCAAGGAACTCACCCCCCTCCGCGCCCTGGCGCGCGTGCTGGGGGTCGCCACCCGCTACACCGATGGGCTGGGCCGCCGGGTGACCGTGGCCCCCGAGACGCTGGTGCGGGTCTGCGCCGCGGTGGGGGCCCCGGTCTCCTCCACGGCCGACGCCGCCGAGGCCCTGCGCGCGGTGCGCGCCCGCCGCCGGGCCGAGCTGGTGCCGCCGGTGCTGGTGGCGTGGGACGGGACCCTGCAGCCCTTCCGCGTCGGGGGCTCCGGCCCGCTCAGCTTTCAGCTGCGGCTGGAGGATGGGGGCCTGGCGGATCTGGAGGAGTTCGACCGCTGGCTGCGGTCCAAGGGGCCGCTCCCGGCCGGCTACCACCGGCTCACCGTGGACACCGCCGGCCAGCAGGTGAGCACCACGGTGATCGCCTCGCCGGTGCACGCCTGGCGGCGTTCCGGGGAGCGGCACAGCTGGGGCGTGGGGACACACCTCGCCGCCCTGCGCTCTGCCCGCAGCCGCTCGGTGGGTGACTTGCGGGACCTCGAATCGGTCTGCCGCTGGGTCCAGCGTCAGGGCGGCGACCTGGTGACGGTGCTGCCGCTGCTGCCCACGTTCAACACCCAGTGGCCCGAGGCGAGCCCCTACTCCCCCGTGAGCCGGCTCTTCTGGTCGGAACTGATCCTCGACCTGGGCGAGGCGCACCATCCGACCGCGGCGCCGGCCATGCTCGACGTGACCCGCGCCGACACCGAGGTGCGTGCCGCGCTCGCGGGGGCGGCACTGCCGCCGATCGAGGAGCTGGACGAGGAGCTGGTGCGCTACGCCCGGTTCCGCGGGGCGCAGGCGCGGCTGGGCCGCAACTGGCGCGACTGGCCGGTGGCGGCGCGGGGAGGCACCCTCACGCCGGACCAGGTGGACCCGGACGAGGAACGCTTCCACCTGGTGGCCCAGCCCCGGGTCCGGGGCCAGCTCCGCGCCCTCCGCGAGCGGCTCGACCACGACGGCTTCCGGCTGGGGCTGGACCTCGCGGTCGGCGGGCACCCCGACGGGTACGATCCCTGGTCGCGGCAGCAGCTCTTTGCCGGCGGGATGTCGGTGGGCGCGCCGCCCGACGGCGGCTTCCCGAGCGGGCAGGACTGGGGCTTCAGCCCGGTGCTGCCCGAGGCCTCGCGCCACGAGGGGCACCGCTACCTGGCGGGGTCGATCGCGCACCAGGCGAGCCTGGCCGGCGTGCTGCGGGTGGACCACATCATGGCCTGGACCCGGCTGTACTGGATCCCCCACGGCTTCGGGCTGCACGACGGCACCTACGTGTCGTACCCGGCGGAGGAGCTGTTCGCCATCCTGGCGCTGGAATCGAACCGCCACCGCTGCGAGGTGGTGGGCGAAAACCTCGGCACCGTGCCGAAGGAGATCTTCGAGGCGCTGCCGCGGCACCGGATCTGGGGGATGTACCTGGCGATGTTCCAGGCC encodes:
- a CDS encoding 4-alpha-glucanotransferase, yielding MSARTKELTPLRALARVLGVATRYTDGLGRRVTVAPETLVRVCAAVGAPVSSTADAAEALRAVRARRRAELVPPVLVAWDGTLQPFRVGGSGPLSFQLRLEDGGLADLEEFDRWLRSKGPLPAGYHRLTVDTAGQQVSTTVIASPVHAWRRSGERHSWGVGTHLAALRSARSRSVGDLRDLESVCRWVQRQGGDLVTVLPLLPTFNTQWPEASPYSPVSRLFWSELILDLGEAHHPTAAPAMLDVTRADTEVRAALAGAALPPIEELDEELVRYARFRGAQARLGRNWRDWPVAARGGTLTPDQVDPDEERFHLVAQPRVRGQLRALRERLDHDGFRLGLDLAVGGHPDGYDPWSRQQLFAGGMSVGAPPDGGFPSGQDWGFSPVLPEASRHEGHRYLAGSIAHQASLAGVLRVDHIMAWTRLYWIPHGFGLHDGTYVSYPAEELFAILALESNRHRCEVVGENLGTVPKEIFEALPRHRIWGMYLAMFQASAGPNVAPPTAADMALIGTHDTPTFAGWLAGNDIADRVRYGLLAESGAPAAIKERVQAMGWLAAHLGVAAEDRPTFLLGLLEWLGRSGSPLVVPWLEDLWLEGVAVNLPGTPSTLRPNWQRPMNRLLDDVFTDPQVAALLHHLQQARRAAPGHSTSSHP